AACACTGGAGGCTAGTTAGTAGGCTATGACTAGTTGAGGTGAATGGTGATGAGGGTCTAAACTCTGGTTTAGATGATGGTAAAACATGAACTTCAGATTCCTTATCAAGCCATTGAATGTATTTTATGTCACCACTTGTTCTAGGAGATCAAGCAGTGTCCTCATTCCTTTGGTTATGAGCCATATCTAAAAATTCCTACAAGTCCCaaaattacatatacatatgtatatggtGGTGCTGGTAGCAGAAATTCATTGTATTGTTTCAGGAATTGGTGTCCTTTGAGGATGTGGCCGTGTATCTCACCTGGGAGGAATGGGGACTTCTAGACCCTGCACAGAGACAACTCTACAGGGATGTGATGCTGGAGAATTATTGGATCCTTGTTTACCTTGGTAAAAAGTCATTTTTCTTGCAATCCTTCATaaactattatatatacatattctctgTTGTTATgttctctcattttcatttttgatttagATCATTgcattttcattaatattttttgtaaatttaataattttgagATTGTTACTTTATCTTTCCTACAAGTCTTTCACTTTTATCTATGCTACTTTTCAGGCTATTTCCCCATGAATTATTTTCTGAGATTATTTGTCACTTTCTATTGCATCTTGCCCACAGGGCAGTATAAGGACTTACTGTGGACTTCAACCAGCAATAACAcataaaaaataaggaattaaaaaggaaaatagaaagtcTGAATCAGTCAAGAATTTATtagtcatttattaagtgacaCTAAGTgttgtattaaaaaaagacaaaagagggaagtttgtaccccaagggaAGTTTgtacttttggtatggagagagggagaggagaccCCTCTTccacaaagcggggttcaggggagacagcagatgtaacgagttgactcagagagaggagaggatttgaagattttccccctttctgccttccctccttagctaaagctgtgctccagattcactcttgtccctcttgtcccccctccactactcgagaccaaagggtctctcttgatctgttcactcacactcagcttggggaacagataacttttaatgtcaactcaatcaggtaatacaaaaggaaataatgggcaggtaagaatgggaaaaggaaagtgggaaaagggggtccctgtctctatctataATATTTTCCTTCAGTATATCTTTAAGAGGGATGCCGCTTTCTCAGCAGTAAATCCTTCCAGTATTTCTTCTAGATTTTGTTCTTATACCTTATGAGTCCCTTTTCTTATAGTAAACTCACTTTCTTAAATTCCTCTAAGTTTAAccatacttattttctaatatcatccttctTCATCTTCAGTCTTCATTCTTATTGACCTTTGTAGCATTTGGTACTGTTGAAACTTCTCTTTGATAGTCTACTCTTATTTTTTTGGTGTCATTGCTCTTCTAATTTCTCCTACCCATGTGATCATTCCCCCTTATTCTCATCTAGGTCATGCCCACTCACCATGGCCATCCCACAGGGTTCTGTTCtagaacctcttttcttttttttttatcttagaacctcttttcttcctctgtattttttttactCAAATTCATTAGctctcatggattcaattatcacctTTACCCTGACGAATCTCTAGTCTAATCCTAACTTCTCTTCTGGCCTCCAGTCTCACATTCCAGTTGCCTgttagacatcttgaactagatgccacatagacatcttaaactcaacatttctAAAACTTAAATCATTATCTTTGCACCCAAACCCACCTTTCTTCCTAATCCTTATTACTATTGAAGTTATCATTATCTTCCCAGTCCTTTATGCTTGAAACCTTGATTTCTCACTCTCCatattgtgaacttggaaattactccaccctacttagacatactttaggggaagataaagttgtaatctcctgattgaacaatgaagatacttagttctcaccttacagagaagctagaactttaagctaagtctatttttaggtcttaagtcaaaaaggtgttaagtaactataaaggttaaattaatcacaaaaaaggtcaagtaactaacaaaaggtgaacttaacaaagaagtgtgaagtagctcaaaagatataatctaaccagagaaggtgagaattaaagagtggacagtcctggagaaaatctaaccaaagaaggtgagaactaaagaatgggcagtcctggagaaaagtgtctactgtgattggtagatgtgaaaatttaggggaggtgacacaagacaaaagatctttaaaaagaggatgtaAAGGCCATAAGGGGGATTCGGACAGATGGGCATTCAGATATTtgggcactgacttggaggagcaactggaagacagacacccagacttcttttagcctgtcaccatggtgagtgataagactgacttccctttcctttgactCTCAAGGGAggcctttggccaaggcctttaactcctgcctggctcagcctgagctggagcagtttaaattaactctttcttctccctctctcttctccttaatttattctctctatattaattaaaatcaccataatttccagctgacttgggtattttattatttgggattttccctggtgaccaattaattcagattttaagtcaaaacactaaaattatcctttacaatatcCAATCTCTTACCAAGGCATATTGATTTTGCCTTCATAATATTTCTTGTGTGTGCAAAATAATGGATCACAAACCTACCTCCCAAGAaaccaatattgctgttactatgtatagtgTTCCCctcattctgttcatttcacctCACATGAGTTCATATGACTCTTCctaggttttttctgaaatcatgctcCTCAtcattatggcacaataatattccatcatcatcatataccccaacttgttcagccattccccaataataGATGGGTATCCCCTTGATacccaattttttgctaccacaaatatttttgtactaataggtccttttgccttttctttgggggtatagtagtggtatttctgggtcaaaaaagTTTTATAGCCCTCATTTTgacttttcattctcttcttcctccctctggaAACTACCTTGTATATATATctagtgtatgtatatacacattatcttctccattagagCATAATTTTCTTGAAAAGAGGGACTatctcacttttgtctttataacTCTAATGTTTAACACAAGGCCTGGCGTAAATAGGTGATTGACTGATTTCTTCTCTGCTTCACTTATTCTGCTCAGGCTAGGAATTCTCTTTGAGGAGTTGCCCAATTGACTTTGATGAAACCTTGCCTTTTTCTCAGTAAGATTTCTAGCAGGTTCTTTTCATCTACTCTTAGtcccctaattttttttctaatacatttctggggcttttaaaattttatattttgttttgaattcatttaaatttaatagtTGTTCTATAATTTACTTTCTTAATGTGGAAAAACTGGCATAGTATTGTATTGTCTTGTATTGTTAGGTTGTAAGTTCAGATCTGAGAACAAGAATTTGACTCTAAGGCCAAAAATCCTGAAGAAGGTGAAATTATATGAAAACACAGCA
This sequence is a window from Monodelphis domestica isolate mMonDom1 chromosome 3, mMonDom1.pri, whole genome shotgun sequence. Protein-coding genes within it:
- the LOC103105808 gene encoding zinc finger protein 436-like, with translation MIFNMVHPQIHSLFVPAQCILFMDSKTTYLEDSVLSSILPNWKELVSFEDVAVYLTWEEWGLLDPAQRQLYRDVMLENYWILVYLGCKFRSENKNLTLRPKILKKVKLYENTAEKPQQDAFHVSEFDATFEQKSNLAR